The sequence TTCTACCCTTCAAACGTTCGGGAGTCGACGTTCAGAGAATCCCCGAAAAATTTACTCCGAACACGGTCCATAAATGCAGAATATTAACGTATGATAATTTCGATCGCATCTACATCTGCTCAGCTCTGAAACACGAGCTTAACTCGGAGTACAGAATTCCCGAGACAGTGGCCTTAGGGGATATTATAGAAGTGAGAATTATTCGTCAAAACCAGGATAACAAATTTCTCTTTGTCAAAGCCGGAAAAATTTTGGGAGACGTAGCTCCAGAGCATATTTGCGACATTGATGATGAGGTTGTACCCTTAGTAGGTAAAAAAGTATTGGCGAGGGTTCTCTCGAAAGACAAAAAAGGGGAGCGTTTCAACTTCACGTTGAAGAAGTCCCTGGTGGAGAGTCACCTTCCGATTCTCTCAGAATTTGCTGATGCTCAGGTTGGCTCCATACATCTGGCAACGGTTATCAAGAAGAGTGGACAAGGTTTGTTGGTGAAATTTTTCGGCGATCTGAAAGGTCTGATATCCGCAAAATCGCTGCAGaaaatttttgggggaattaAGGCATTTAGGCAAGGGCAAGTCGTGCAGGTGAGGATTACAAATGTAATTCTACAGGAGCACAGGCTACTTCTCGAGTTGCTTCCTGAGGATGAAGACTTGAAAACCTGTCCCTTTGACATCGGGGAAACTGTAGAGGGAAAAGTGATGGACTCTTCAGTGGAAGGGGTTCACGTTCGTGTTCCCCATCCTTCTGGCAAAGGCTTCATTACTGCATATCTTCCAGCTGGACACATGTCCCCCTGTGAACAAATTGGTAGGCACATAGCGGTTCATTCAACTCCAGGTGACACTATATCAGCACGAGTCTTTTCAACAACTCCGGAGTTCCTCTTGACCAACACTCTGGTCCCTCAAAAGTGGTACACCGATGTCAAGAACTTGTCCGTCGGTGATTGCATTCCGTGCTCCATCGTTCAAATTCATCAAACGGGAATTCGAGTTCTGCTGCCAGTGAAGGACTTGAAGAACTATGGAATTGTGGCTCTCAATAAAATAGACAATATAAAAGTGCTGTTTCAGCACCAGATATTGTTCGGAAAAATCACtcagattaataaaaaaacgcAGGTCATTCATTTGACAACAGTTCTCCATGAAGTCTGGTCCTCAGCTGTAGAAAATGATACAGATGTCATCGCTTGTGTTGATGTTCTAGCCCTATATCTATCCAAATTGAAAGAGTTATCATCACTGAATTACTACAATACGAAACAAGTTTCTAAAATGAAACTGGGGGAAAGAGTCTCTGGAGTTGTTGAAAAGATAGTTGAACACGGAGTTATTGTCAATCTAGATAATGGTGTTCCAGCAACTGTGAGGGAATTTCATTTAAAGAAATCCTTGAAAATTGGTGACCAAGTGAAAGGATGTGTATTGTGGATAAATTATATTGACGAACTTGTCGAGATAACGTTAAATCCGATCTTCATTAATGCCATCAAACCCAAACAGAACAAAATTTCAGAAGACGGCCTCggtaaaaaattgagtggaCAAATTGTTCTTGTAGACAAGTGGTTTATTCTTGCTGTTGTAAAGGGTTACGGCAAGGGGAGCCTTGTAGCATTGCCCACCAGAGCTCATCTTAATGATGTGACACCCGATCTATCGAATTATAGATTAGGTGCCACTGTCAAATGTTATATACTTATGAAGGATGATGAATCAGATATTATTCCAATTGCCTACAGAGAGCTGGCGTTTGTTATGGGCAGTTCTAAGAAGGCTAATGCTgtgatgaaaagaaaaagagaaacAGATGATGAAGATCAATTGAGACAATCTAAAGTTTCGAAGAAAGGTATCAATACAAAGGATGACGGGATTAGAGAGGCTGTAccaaaaaaagatgaaaatggAGGGCAAGTCGTCAGTGGCAGTTCGAAAGAGTCAGAAAGGGTCTCAGAAATTGGTGAAGCAATTAAAGAATTGAATTCTCCTGGATCAAAAATTAAAGACGAAAAACTTCTAGAGATGGAGCAAGTGAGTATTCCAGAATGTGGCTTTTTCTGGGACTCGAATCCAGACATCAATCTTCACCTCACGGACTCCAGTAACGACGAAGGTATTGCCGAAGAGCTGCCGACtaaacgaaaaaagaaaatgtctGCCGGTGAACGAAGAGAGCTCGAGCGTCAGAAGGAGAGGGAGGTCAGAGAAAAAGAGGAACAACTAGCTAGGAATAATCTTCCGAATTCGGTGGAGCAGTTTAACAGGCTGGTTCTGTCCAGTCCCGACAGTTCCTTTGTCTGGTTGCAGTACATGGCGTATCACCTTCAGAGTACGGAGATTGAAAAGGCGAGAGCCGTGGCTGCGCAGGCCCTCAAGACCATCAACTTCAGGGAGGAAAATGAAAAGCTCAATGTTTGGCAGGGCTGGCTAAATCTCGAATCTAGATTCGGTACTCCTGAGAGCCTGCACAAACTCTTTATGGAGGCCATCAATGCTAACGATCCTCAGAAGATATATCTTCATATGCTGAAGGTGCACTCGGATGCGGGGCGGACTGATGAAATGGAAAGGCTTGTGAAAACCATTACGGGAAAGTTCAAGGGTCTTCCTGATGTGTGGGTCCAGTGTGGAGCTGCATTATTGAAGGCTGGATTGAGTGAAAAATCAAGGTACACGATGCAGAGAGCTCTCCAGTCTCTCCCTCCAACCGACCACGTGAATCTCACAGTAAAATTCGCCCAGTTGGAGAGTAAATTCGGGGATAATGAAAGGGCTGAAGctctttttgaaaaaatattgtcgtcATATCCGAAGAGAATTGATATCTGGTGCGCTTATGTTGACGCTTTAGTTAAAGCAAAACGTTTCGATACTGTAAGAGCTGTCCTAGAACGCGCTGTTAATCAGATATTGCCTGCAAAAAAGATGAAAGCGTTATTTGCCAAGTTCATTGCTTTTGAAGAACAACACGGAAATGCGGAAACACTCAACGATGCACGCACACTTGCGAGGAAATACGTTGAGAATTACTGCAACAATAgtaatattgaatttaatgagtgatttttctttatcttttacgttgtaaaatttctaattattatttatttctaattatcaaaaataaacaaaatttaataaaattattatgaatCGCAAAGGCAGCGGCTCCACAACTGGATaattttatagaaataatttcatagggagaattaaatataaaaaaataaaaactaatagAGTCAAAGCTTTGTTCAAATTGCACAGATTAAAAATTACATGTAATGAAATTGATATCACTTTCAATgtctattttataatttataatcatagtttgaaaaaaaaattatcccgtGATTAAGACGTTCAGTTATTAATACGGTAATGGACTGACTGCCAATATTTTCGTTTaactattataattatttcgatCAATCATGATTTGGTGTCAAGGAATTCTTCAACCATTTCTGGACAATTTGTGCGTCATGCTCAGGATTCATAGGGTAAAATAATCGGTAGTGAAAGATTTGTCTGCGGAGATCGAATGGATGCGTTGAACGTGAAAAGGTCAGGCAGTAATTAAATTGCTATAAATATCTGCCGGTttctatatatttattttcatattgaCTGAGTAACTAAGTACATCGAATACTGAATTTCATTGGTATATTTCAAGagaaaggaaaatttattccaacATTGGTGATCGTAGAAAGTCCTTCGAATGAACTTTGGCCGAATAATTACTGGATGATCTTATTcccactcaattttttcatttatctaaATCCCAGCTAAGCAAACTTCCATCAGTCCACAAGTTCTTTCACTCAAGTAGGTTTAGATATTGGCTGCACATATACCTAGATAACATCCAAATAAATCTATATCTTGCAAATAGAAATAATCTTTCTCGTTCTCCTCGATGACTATGTACACACGACGCGTCATATCAATTGTTTAATCACGATTATAAGGGAAGTCGAgcgaataattatttcaccaAGGCCTCCACATGCTCTCCTCCTCTTTCACAACTTGGCTACTGGGTGATGTTGTCACGAGTCCTTCACTTCCATCATGACTAGAGGGCCGTTCATGGCATATAATTAATTCAGTCTGTGCTTGGAGCTCAAGTCGAGATTTGAGCTTCTGAGAAGTTGTTGTAAAATCCAATGGTTGTTCGGATACCTCAATTCTTGGACTTTTTGATGGTTTATTACCATCTATCCAATCTTGAGATACGTTCACGTGTGACCTTTTCAAAAGTTTGTCAGTTGCTCTCAGTAGAGACATGTTGGTAGCCGCCCAGATTGCCGTTGGTGGGTTAGGGCCAATGCTGATGCCATTTGCTGCGGCAGCTGCTGCAAGCTGGACGTAGTGGCTAGGTAGTAGAAAAACTACCTGGCCGTCTGGTAATCTCGAGGGTATGACTTGCACTACCGATAGCATATTGGGATTCGATGATGATGTCGACTGCTGATCCATAACAACTCCTCCCGAGAAATGGCTATCCAGTGTCGGTGGATTTACTTGACTGAATGCTGATGGTGGTCTGCTACTATTGTTGTTTTCGTCTCCTGTTGTCGTGCTACTATCTGGTCTCGTTGTCTCAagttctgaaatttcagactTAATCGCTGACGAGTTTAATGATGCGCTCGAATGTGGCGTTACTGGCGTATGGTGGTCCATGGGATTTGGGCTTGTCACACCCGATACGCGATCCGTGACGCTTCCTGGACTACTCCCTATTCCGCTGTCTGGTCGAGAACCCAAGTCCAAATCTAACTCTGATACGCAGCTATCTAAGTGACGCAGTAAGCGTTGTTTCATAGCTGGATCCATTGGGGAGGTGTTGCCAGTTATTATGTCTGGTGCGTCTAGGTAACGGCTCACCTGCAATAAAGGGGAGGTTTTATGAATTAGAGTCGATAATAGGTGACCGGTTTTCCGAAGTGTTTTATCGCAAGAACCcggagaaaataataaagacattcaattttgatgatttttcgttttttcaatAGCAAGAGGGATCTAGTATTCTAACAGtttaaattttgcaaaatttccct comes from Diachasmimorpha longicaudata isolate KC_UGA_2023 chromosome 12, iyDiaLong2, whole genome shotgun sequence and encodes:
- the LOC135168226 gene encoding protein hairy-like, whose amino-acid sequence is MTARLHSLKHAEKDSTVNNNSQSHQHQPHQQVTQQRSSPASSPSPSPTLSPKLSDGRRANKPLMEKRRRARINQSLAALKTLILDSARLENTKHSKLEKADILELTVRHLQRQRSLTQPGLSKYKAGYHDCSREVSRYLDAPDIITGNTSPMDPAMKQRLLRHLDSCVSELDLDLGSRPDSGIGSSPGSVTDRVSGVTSPNPMDHHTPVTPHSSASLNSSAIKSEISELETTRPDSSTTTGDENNNSSRPPSAFSQVNPPTLDSHFSGGVVMDQQSTSSSNPNMLSVVQVIPSRLPDGQVVFLLPSHYVQLAAAAAANGISIGPNPPTAIWAATNMSLLRATDKLLKRSHVNVSQDWIDGNKPSKSPRIEVSEQPLDFTTTSQKLKSRLELQAQTELIICHERPSSHDGSEGLVTTSPSSQVVKEEESMWRPW
- the LOC135168225 gene encoding protein RRP5 homolog isoform X2; this encodes MVADNFPRGGKKPSKKNPTNYLFNRTPKQRRRTEKSGGEHVQRANEIVARTAQCLTYTTLSQGMTLLGRVHSSSQYDVTVSLPGRLSGVLQVTNVSEAYTNLLQNLVSSEVHPEDFKALSELYKRGDYVVCYVKSINAQSKHRVVLSLEPEMINQNLDPGKLKQGSKIVCSVNSVEDHGYAMDTGIQNLRGFLENKDVMDGTQYYPGQQIFCAVRSAATVDGITIVKLSTKMKHTKTPSPLGEAQSVDALIPGTKYSVSVETILSDGLQVTFNSDNIGYINRLYLQNPLETYEQGSEFDAIFLYTLPTVKLSYFSETSLDPEVEIATCGEFTKARVLFNDARGIVLRLGKSTRGFLPFKRSGVDVQRIPEKFTPNTVHKCRILTYDNFDRIYICSALKHELNSEYRIPETVALGDIIEVRIIRQNQDNKFLFVKAGKILGDVAPEHICDIDDEVVPLVGKKVLARVLSKDKKGERFNFTLKKSLVESHLPILSEFADAQVGSIHLATVIKKSGQGLLVKFFGDLKGLISAKSLQKIFGGIKAFRQGQVVQVRITNVILQEHRLLLELLPEDEDLKTCPFDIGETVEGKVMDSSVEGVHVRVPHPSGKGFITAYLPAGHMSPCEQIGRHIAVHSTPGDTISARVFSTTPEFLLTNTLVPQKWYTDVKNLSVGDCIPCSIVQIHQTGIRVLLPVKDLKNYGIVALNKIDNIKVLFQHQILFGKITQINKKTQVIHLTTVLHEVWSSAVENDTDVIACVDVLALYLSKLKELSSLNYYNTKQVSKMKLGERVSGVVEKIVEHGVIVNLDNGVPATVREFHLKKSLKIGDQVKGCVLWINYIDELVEITLNPIFINAIKPKQNKISEDGLGKKLSGQIVLVDKWFILAVVKGYGKGSLVALPTRAHLNDVTPDLSNYRLGATVKCYILMKDDESDIIPIAYRELAFVMGSSKKANAVMKRKRETDDEDQLRQSKVSKKGINTKDDGIREAVPKKDENGGQVVSGSSKESERVSEIGEAIKELNSPGSKIKDEKLLEMEQVSIPECGFFWDSNPDINLHLTDSSNDEGIAEELPTKRKKKMSAGERRELERQKEREVREKEEQLARNNLPNSVEQFNRLVLSSPDSSFVWLQYMAYHLQSTEIEKARAVAAQALKTINFREENEKLNVWQGWLNLESRFGTPESLHKLFMEAINANDPQKIYLHMLKVHSDAGRTDEMERLVKTITGKFKGLPDVWVQCGAALLKAGLSEKSRYTMQRALQSLPPTDHVNLTVKFAQLESKFGDNERAEALFEKILSSYPKRIDIWCAYVDALVKAKRFDTVRAVLERAVNQILPAKKMKALFAKFIAFEEQHGNAETLNDARTLARKYVENYCNNSNIEFNE
- the LOC135168225 gene encoding protein RRP5 homolog isoform X1, with amino-acid sequence MWLRLNMVADNFPRGGKKPSKKNPTNYLFNRTPKQRRRTEKSGGEHVQRANEIVARTAQCLTYTTLSQGMTLLGRVHSSSQYDVTVSLPGRLSGVLQVTNVSEAYTNLLQNLVSSEVHPEDFKALSELYKRGDYVVCYVKSINAQSKHRVVLSLEPEMINQNLDPGKLKQGSKIVCSVNSVEDHGYAMDTGIQNLRGFLENKDVMDGTQYYPGQQIFCAVRSAATVDGITIVKLSTKMKHTKTPSPLGEAQSVDALIPGTKYSVSVETILSDGLQVTFNSDNIGYINRLYLQNPLETYEQGSEFDAIFLYTLPTVKLSYFSETSLDPEVEIATCGEFTKARVLFNDARGIVLRLGKSTRGFLPFKRSGVDVQRIPEKFTPNTVHKCRILTYDNFDRIYICSALKHELNSEYRIPETVALGDIIEVRIIRQNQDNKFLFVKAGKILGDVAPEHICDIDDEVVPLVGKKVLARVLSKDKKGERFNFTLKKSLVESHLPILSEFADAQVGSIHLATVIKKSGQGLLVKFFGDLKGLISAKSLQKIFGGIKAFRQGQVVQVRITNVILQEHRLLLELLPEDEDLKTCPFDIGETVEGKVMDSSVEGVHVRVPHPSGKGFITAYLPAGHMSPCEQIGRHIAVHSTPGDTISARVFSTTPEFLLTNTLVPQKWYTDVKNLSVGDCIPCSIVQIHQTGIRVLLPVKDLKNYGIVALNKIDNIKVLFQHQILFGKITQINKKTQVIHLTTVLHEVWSSAVENDTDVIACVDVLALYLSKLKELSSLNYYNTKQVSKMKLGERVSGVVEKIVEHGVIVNLDNGVPATVREFHLKKSLKIGDQVKGCVLWINYIDELVEITLNPIFINAIKPKQNKISEDGLGKKLSGQIVLVDKWFILAVVKGYGKGSLVALPTRAHLNDVTPDLSNYRLGATVKCYILMKDDESDIIPIAYRELAFVMGSSKKANAVMKRKRETDDEDQLRQSKVSKKGINTKDDGIREAVPKKDENGGQVVSGSSKESERVSEIGEAIKELNSPGSKIKDEKLLEMEQVSIPECGFFWDSNPDINLHLTDSSNDEGIAEELPTKRKKKMSAGERRELERQKEREVREKEEQLARNNLPNSVEQFNRLVLSSPDSSFVWLQYMAYHLQSTEIEKARAVAAQALKTINFREENEKLNVWQGWLNLESRFGTPESLHKLFMEAINANDPQKIYLHMLKVHSDAGRTDEMERLVKTITGKFKGLPDVWVQCGAALLKAGLSEKSRYTMQRALQSLPPTDHVNLTVKFAQLESKFGDNERAEALFEKILSSYPKRIDIWCAYVDALVKAKRFDTVRAVLERAVNQILPAKKMKALFAKFIAFEEQHGNAETLNDARTLARKYVENYCNNSNIEFNE